The following nucleotide sequence is from Trifolium pratense cultivar HEN17-A07 linkage group LG2, ARS_RC_1.1, whole genome shotgun sequence.
accatTTGTGGCAATCAAGTTCTAGAGTAAGTACCACAATAAAAATGTATGAGTTTGATTGATTCTAACAACGGCATGTAGCTTGTATAGTGAAGTTACTGAGCATGCATATAGTTGAAACCCCATTGTAATAGTTCAATTTGTTATTCTGCTTAATGTAATgtatttattttacttatacAATGGACAAGGGAATTGTTTCTGATTATAGAAATATTGATATAACTTTATTAATGATGGCTTGATTTTGTATGTTTGAGGTAAGATTTTTCTTCCTTGCAATGTGTGGAAAAAGATCAATTCATTATCAAAAATATCAATATCCAAGGATCTTGAAAAAAACTTAGACCTCAAGAAAATAAACTAAGAATTcagaaattgaaaaaagaaaaactaatcctAGAAAGATTTTGGAATGTCAATGCCAATGATTAATTGGATAAGATCACAGTTTTATGACAAAAAGGATAAGGTCAGAGTTAAGCAGGAAATTAAAACAACtcaaattgaattaaaaaatgtctcagatatttatttaaatattaatattaaaatggcATGTCATACATATTAACACGCTTGGCATTTCTAGAATGCCAACTCCgtagttattttcttttgttatacATGTATGTTGTCATTTAAGTCATAGATGTTTGGGTTCCTTAACAATTTGATTCAGGGTTCGATATCTGACTAGtgcatataaaaaatatatatgttgggAGGATAAATGAATCTCAAAATGAATCACAATCATCAGTAGCACGAGAGATTAGTCTCCTAGTTGCGCGCGGATATCTTAACTTACCAAAATAAGCATAagctataatattattaattaattaacattaaCATGGTCTTCTTTgttttggtattaaccctcaGGTTCCCAGAAGAAAGGGCCCGGTAATCCAGAATTCGATCGTGAGGTAAGTAAAGAATTGTTTTCACCGGGAATCTAAAATTGCCTATCTTGATttaccaaaataaatataagctatgatatgatattttttatgccaAATAAATGCTGCTAGTAAGACATAGCAATAACATGCAGATTAAGTACACTGTATTCTTTACCTGATAAGCTTAACCATCCACCCTTACCTTACCAGTTTCAACCTTCAAAGGATAGGGATAAGGTTGATTTAtggtataaattttaataatgataTGATATGACCCAAAACACAAAACAATACACAAGGATGACCTACACAGTACACAGTTCAAAATGTGCTGGCAGTCAATGTCATGATAATACTATACTATAAGAGATTTTGGCTGTGAAAATGACAATAATGATATGATCTTTATCTAAAAATGTTAGGTTCTCATTGGAATAAGAAACCTTAAGGTTCAATTCTGGTCAGGTTTTAGCCTACTAaaagttaaaaactaaaaatagatTCTTTGCTTATCACTGGCTCctatcatataaaaaaaaaaaaggaataaagaAAAACCCAAAATTTGTTTGGAACTATAGAAGTTGCCAACTTTTAGTGTGTTTTTGCATGTCGACATAAAATTACATGAGTCACTGAATAGATGATAAATGCGTTTGTCTAACTGTAACATGCATCAACCACATGAGCATAGCTGAAGAATTGGCTAACATAATGGCCCCAGCTAGATAAGATTGGTTATATCTTGTACTATACAGGTCAATTCAATTTCTGTCTTATCTATAAGAAAAACCAGCATTTCTTCTATAGTATATATAGTGTATGTGGGACTCCCATATATTTGTATCAGAATCAGAACACCCTTTTTATGAAGTAGAGAAAAATGGGTGGTCAACAACAGAACAAAAAGTCTAAGGTTGTGAAAATTGACTCAAGGAAATCATGGGAACACCACATCATTGAAGCTACCAAAAAAGGTTACCTTGTAAgtcttataaattttatggtgatttatttaattataagttAGTTTGCATGTAGAATTATAACAATTGGTTGATTAATATTTATGGTATTCAGCTTCAGATAGCATTAATCTTATAAGTAGGTATATTAATAGGTCTCTTATTTTGGCCATAAAATATTTACAGGTTATGGTTCATTTCTCTGCTTATTGGTGCATGCCTTCTGTTGCTATGGACCCTTTCTTTGAAGAGCTGGCTTCCACCAATCAAGATGTCCTCTTTCTGAAGGTGGATGTGGACGAAGTTAAGGTAATTTTGTAGACCCTATGGAGGGGGAGGTCTTCCCTTTATATATTGCACCACACCTTATATAGGACGGACACTTCATATTAAAAATGTGTCTGGTGCCTGACACATGTCAGAGGGACtattagaaaaacaaaaagcaaaCATAATTGATAAATCAAAACGCACCGAAAAAACATAATTGTGTGTGACAATCCTAGAACTGACTTGAACCATAAGTTCAGTTCACAAACTATCTCTCAGTGTTCGGTTCTTTTGGTGCAGTTAAGTtcggttttttgtttttttaacagTCCTGATTATAAGGTAGTAATAGCAATTTGGTTCGAAAAAGTACAGTTCGGTTCAGAACCACAAACTGGCGTAACAAACATTTATACCAGTTTGGTTCAGGGAAAACAGTAAATGGTTCAGTTCAATCTTACAAGCTATTGTAACAGTTCAGTTCATTTTCTTTCTGAACCGAACCATGAACAATCCTAGATCTGTCAGTGTCCAACACATGTATATTGTAATTACATTCAAATACTTCcaatttgtttcaattattattatgtcGACGTGTTGTGTGTCGGTATCAGTCCCACTCTATGTCAATGCTTGACATAGAACAAATCTTGGAGGTTTTCAATTCATTTATTTCTATGTTGGAGCGTCTAATTTGGAGCACATGCAATGTTATTCAATATTTctaaattgtttatttttttattccaaaCCCCATTTTTGAGGTCACATGAACTGTGTTTATATCAGCAAGCAAAATCATGGTGTCAGTAAGAATTGTTTCGTGCCTTTAACTTGTAATAACAATAGCATTATTAACTTTGTAGATGATATCGGTATGTGGCCTATAataaataatcacttttttaatCCTTTTTTGGGTGGTTTCAAGGGACAAGTTTTATGTGTAAGTGCTAAGTAAGTAACCACCTTTTGTTTCAATAGTATGTCATTTTTCTGGTTCAATTGCCTCCAAATTAGAATTCAAAGCCAATATTCCAGCTTTTTTATGTTGAGTGGAGAAGCTCTTGTGGATGAAACTATTTAATTTGTATTCCAAACCCACTTTGAAGGCTAATTTCTAAACtaatctaaataaaaaaattgatgtaggGTTTCAAGAAAACTTAAAATACTAGCATTATTgatcataaaaatataatcaagTGACATTAATTAATATGTAACCAATAATAATAGCTTATGTAATCCTCTTTGATGCATGATTGTTCCATTAATTCATAATTGATAATTCTCTTAACCACCTTTTGTTTGGACTGTTGTATGCTTTTTTGTGACTCTATCTAGGAAATAGCCTCCAAAATGGAAATCAATGCCATGCCAACCTTTTTATTGATGAGTGGAGGAACTCCAGTGGATAGAGCTGTTGGTGCAAATCCTGATGAAGTAAGGAAAAGGATGGACCATTTTATCCACCAAACACATTCCTCCAAATCTCAATATGATGCATGATCACCACATTCAACAGACTTTGTCTGAGATGTAAATAAGAtctacaagttttttttttttaattttaaaatcttatttatttcaatGTGAGCTATGGTGTTGGTTTTTGTATTAATTTGTAAAATTATGTTTGGTGTGTGGATGTGAAGTGACAAATTGTGAGGTTGTTATTGTAAAAAggtattttattgaaataattcATAATGCTTAACCGGCAAAAATGCTAAAATTGCTAATGTCGGACGTCATGACCGTGTTCGAACCCCAGTCACTTCACTTTgtatgtgtgagttttcaatgactttgtcattttgtCTATACTTAGATTAGAAGAAAGACCTTTTCAATAACTttcttttgatgttttgttcttattattatcaattttattttattttttgcaaatgTAGACCAAAAAGATACTTTAGGTAAactataaaatttgattttttggttttcaatAACTTTCTTAGTATCATGTTGCTTTGAGTGACGACTATTGTGAGGAAGATTCGACTAGTTTCTTCTTTCTCTGATTCATTCAGTTGATTCAAATGGGcaaaatgtgtttgtttgaaGTGCTCTTAAGGATCATTTTGTTAAAATCAACTATGATGGTTCTCTTACGTATCATGGATTGGAGCCCTTACAACTTGTGGAGGTGTGCTTCCAAATGATTATAGTGGTTTCttatttgagttttcttttaaattagGGGTTTGCATTATTACTATGGGTCAACTTTAAGCTATTTTCACAGGTCAACAATTGGCAAAGGATCGTCGTTTTATGTGCATCGGATCTCATATCTAATGGTTATGATTTTTGTCATCTTACTTTcatggactaaatacattagttattcaataaacttaaaaatgtgatttttggttATAGTGTTACGGATGGAGTAACTAGTTACTTCGGCCAATAAAAAATACTCCCTAAGTATCTAATTATAAGCAtcatttggaagaaaaaatttgtCCATAAATATAAATCCCTTTTCAATTccctaaaaatatttattattactttttcaaaCATAACTCTACTTTatattgaaatacgtaaaattAACACTATAACTAAAGGGCTTAAAATCGTAATTGCCCAACAATTTGAGACCACTTAAATTGTTTGACCgtagttaaaaattaaaatactccCTCTGCGAGTCAAAATAAAAGTTGCTCTATTAAGTTAACTGAGACATTGACAAGTTCAAGTTAATGTCAAGTAACACAAAAatccaaacacaattttttcttcGCAAAATGCATTAATAGGTctttaagttttacgtttgtaGTAGATAGATCTTTTAAATAAatcctttaaattttatatttatatcagATTAatcctttatattttttaagttacaAATAAATCTTTTAAATTCTAAGTTTGTACCGGAAGGAAGTTTAAAAAACAAAagccaaaacaaaaacaagaaggaaaaaaaaagtaaaagaaccATAGGCAATGTGTGAAAGTTGGGGTTGGTGAGCATATAAAGGGTATAGTATACCGAGCCCGAGCCCAGACCCGGTACCGTTTATTTGTCGTTGAAGTTGACGAcgaattcattcattcattcattcattcatcatcatcacccaACCCAATCCCCTTCTCCactcatctcatctcatctcccACACACAACcagattgattgattgattcagattccttttcctttcctttcccagaaactaaatattattattattattattattattattattattattattattattataataacatTATTGTTACTAcagtgataataataataataattaaaatccCTCTTTTTCCCTCCCCGACCGTCGTTACTCTCTCATTTCTTCCCCATTTCAAAATCAATCGGAATTTCCCTAATTTTCCGGGAACCTAGGGCACAAAATGGTTTCCCGGGAAAATCCCAATTGGTTTTTCGATTATGGCTTGATTGATGAAATTTCCGTTCCCGATCCCACCTTCGCCGTTCCTTCCCAAGGTTTCACTTGGCCCTCCCAGCCCTTCAATGTTTCTTCCAATGTCGGGTACTCAGATCGTTTCCATAACCGTGTTTTCCCCTTTTTCTCTCTTATATATTCCCTCGTTCAATAATTAGGGTTCTCGGCTTTGATGTTTCGTTTCTTATTTCATAAATGAAAATTGTAATGGTCATAGATATGTAGTTGTAGTTGTTCTGTTTAATTGATGTATGTTTCAGCTTTCATATTGGTTAATTCTCATTGCAAAGCTTCAATTCTATATATGCTTCTGTTTTTATTGACTCTGCAGTCTGTGTTTCGATACCTCTAAATCGCTATATTATAGCTCATGATTTGTAGTTGTTAGAAATTAGGATTTATATCATCGAGGAAGAGACGGGTTAAGAGCAGTTGGGGATCATTTTGTACTGAAAGTTGTATGATTTGGTTATTTACAACGTCATGGATTTCTCTCATGTACTCAAGCTAGGTAGATGAAATTGAGAAATGCTTTAggtataatttataattataaaggGGCTATATAAttaatacccaaaaaaaaattgctataTAATATAACTATTCTTAACTCTTGGTTATTCTAACATATTGGTCTGTTAATACTCTGTGGAAGTGAATGTTGGGGTAGTGCAAGTGCCAACAAGCACAAGAAAGAAATGTTCAAGATGATTTGAGAATGTTGAGGTGGCTGGGTAGACAAATGCAATATTATAATGAAAGTTATTTGAGAGTAAGTTGGTCTGTAGGAGGAGCAGCACTTATTGAGGAGAAGATGGAAAAACTCACTTATCAAGTGATATAGTTTCATTTGATAAGCTGATGCATAGGATTTTTAGTCGGAAAAGTGGAATAAGTAGATGATATTTTACTTGAGGGTAAAGGAAGACCTAAGAGAGCTTTAGTAGAAACCATGGTTTTGCCTAAAATTTGGTTTCTGCTAGGGCCCAATGGACCGGCTGATCCATGTAGCCAATTTCACCCATTGAGATAGGTGGTAGGCTGTTCTAATTTCCATCAGTGCAACTTTCAATGGAGGCATGGAGTTAAAGTTTTGACATTAGAATGGGAAAAAAAATCCATACCAGATTCTAGTATATTAAAGCTCCTTGTCAATATTTTATGTGGGGATTGGGGATATTGGAAATTTAGTGGCGGAGTGGCagatttaattattattattatcattttcaatAATCCATTCTCTATATCTGTGAAGCAAGTATTTCAATTCCTTCTCACTGTTAGGGAAATTACTTTTTCCTTTCCAaaacatgtatattttttatattgccTTGTTCTTTTTGTTTGTGCAATGGAGCAGAAAATGAATTGCTGGGTACATTTGTGGTTGGTACTGTTTGCACTATGTTTATATGAAgaaaatagaataaataaataaatttgcatGATGGTATTTATAGATTTATTCCTCTCCATATGAATCTATCTGCTAACTCCCCCatgctaaaaaacaataaatttctcactttcttttctGTTTTGCAATACTATGCTGCTAGTGCTGAAATTGATAGCTCATTAGGGGATTCTGGCAGTCTCAAAGAGTCTGGTTCAAAGAAGAGGTACACAATTTTCTCTTTCCCTTTCCTTTTTATTGAACAGCataattttgtattatattgttttttttagatttgctttaccaaaaataaaataaagaataaagaatcAAAATCTGTTGGCTGAGGCTCTAAGAAAATCATTCTGTAACTGAAGCTTTTTATTCTCTATTTGCCAGTGTGTTTTGTTTTACTTGTGTGGCTAGCTACTTGCTATTTGAATCTTCAGATGATTTGCTGATCTATTCTACTTTCTATTTATACAACATTACAACAATAATGATGGGAGACTTAAATCAAAAGGCAGTGTTAATTGTTTGACTAATTTAAATGGACTTGCTAGCTAGGATAAAAATAAGAGTGCTTCAACTAACAGATGCCTAGTCATGCAGTTGCATCAAATGAAAATGCAACTTAATTTCTATGGTGAGGCTTATTAGTGCAATTGTATGTGATAAAAGAATCATCAAGAGGACAAGTCCTATGGCGTTGCATATGTTATCTTGCTCAAgtatatcattaattttttcttaGTTTTTTAGACCAACTTTCCAGCATTATCTTTTCCTGTCTTGTAGAATTGACTACTGCTCTTTTGCATCTAAACCCAAAAATCACTGAATTCAATCCAGAAACCTTATCATGGGGGAAGCTATCCTCACTATCTTGTTCCTTGTTGCAGGGGTAGATCTGAGTCATGTGCTGCTACTAGCTCCAAGGCATGTCGGGAGAAGTTGCGTAGAGATAGGCTTAATGACAAGTAAATGTTTTGCACCCGACTACCGTCCCATGTCTTTCTATTTTCCTTTTGGGTTTTGTGTATATATGTTTCTGTGGCGTGTACCTAATATAATGGACATGGTTAGGTTTGTCGAATTGGGTTCGATCTTGGAGCCTGGAAGGCCTGCAAAAACAGACAAGGCTGCTATCCTGATTGATGCTGTGCGAATGGTGACACAGTTAAGGGGCGAGGCCCAAAAGCTTAAAGATGCTAATATGGGTCTTcaagaaaaaattaaagagtTAAAGGTGAAGTCTCAATTTATATTTGGGTTTTTTCATATTTCTGCATATAAAAGTGACTTACAAAGGGAGATCTGTACCCTTGCCTTAAAAGTGTTCCCTTTTTCAATTGGTGAACGAAAAActaaactattaaaatttaACCTTCTAGGTTGAAAAGAATGAACTTCGTGACGAGAAACAGAGACTCAAGACAGAGAAAGAGAAATTGGAGCAGCAGCTGAAATCTATCAATGCACAACCTAGTTTCTTGCCTGCCCCCCCTACTGCACTCCCTGCTGCATTTGCTGCGCAAGGCCAAGCCCATGGCAACAAGTTGGTACCCTTTCTTAGTTATCCAGGAGTTGCAATGTGGCAATTTATGCCACCTGCTGCAGTGGATACCTCACAGGATCATGTACTTCGTCCTCCAGTTGCCTAAGCTGGAACTGTGCAATTCTTTGAGCTTCCATTTTGGCTCAAGATTGTATCCAATCACCAATACCTTCATGGCTTTGTTAGTTTTTAATGTATTCTAACTGGACGCAGTGGCTTCTGTTTGTATTTTGCATATGGATACTATTATGAATTAATGCTCTGGTATTTTTGTGTAAATGTTAATAAGCTTTGTATCAGTTTTAATGGTTGCTACTGTGTTATGAGATAATCCAGTAAGAAACAATAACATCACCTTGTTTTAGGTTTTCAAAATGGGGAAGAATGCATTATTACTTATACACAAATGTTTAAACAAGCAAGGAATGAAAAGAGGAACAGTGCTTCTGTTTTAAACTTGGAGCAGctatattttcctttttaagCATATGAACCAAATTCAGATATGTAGCGAGATGTTTAAACACTCGCTGTTACATATTGTATCTTGCTGAAAGGATGATGAAAGCTTTATTAACTCCATGCTCTGGAACGCAGTGCCAATGGTTCTTGTGTTTGAACTATTGTGAGGTTGTCAATTACCTGAATTAAATACATGGTTTGGATGTGGTACCAAGGGTCAATTGAATCTGCATTGCTTTTTTATCTTAAAATGTTATCCAATATATGGTCTCAGaccaactttttattttataaaatcatataatcttttttttcttttttttataacaaaaaaaatcatatatctTTGTTGGAGAGTTAgagtgaataaaaaaaaacataattgtgTGATTTAAGGTATTTCTaattgtttgacaaaaaaagaagaaggtatctctaattttttaattttttttttacattgatGTGCACaccaattaaattttataaataaaacgtgatatataaattaaatagcAACAAAATGTGACTTTGAATATTCCTTTCCCTCATTCAAAAGCTTTTACTCCCTCCATCTCTAATTATAAGCCCCCTTTTAAACATAAAGTTTATCCTTAAATATAAGCCGATTTTCAAATCCCTGATACATTTATTACTACATTTCCAAACATAACCCTACTTTACATTGAAATCTTAAAAGTCAACtacaaatacatcttttcaTACAAGGACAATCTAGTAATTGTAACATccaaaaaatacatattaattaCACTATCAATGCGTGAAAAATACCTTATAATACTGAGGGAGTATTTATTTTCTTACAGAAAGCTTATTCTCAAGTCAATTAGCTTGCATTTTTGTTTGGCAAAATAACTGCATTTTCTTTATAGTTACATATATGATCCTCAACTCAATTATTGTGATTATCTTAGTAGGGAAATTATATTAAATGGATAAATATAATGAACTACACCGGggatattaaatataatatatttctaAAACTCAGAAATTGATTGATTGAGGTTATTGTTAAGACATAATTAAAGTATGTGATCACTGTCTCTTTATTATATATCTGTCTCATGATTGCAGATTGAGGCTGTTGTAACCAAGGATGAGTTCCAGCACCTTGCTTTTTTATGCAGAACGGAAATTGATTCCATGGGCCGTATAACAGCTGGAATTCTATGGTTGCTTAAGCTAGAAGGTTCTGTTGGCCAGTCTGTAATGGATCAGCTAGGCAACCTAGGTTAGGTATGGTgtaatatttttaatgtatccAATGTTTTTCATTTGCATGTCCTCACTTTTTAAGTATGTATTCATGCTTAGTTACTTATGACCACCAATATACCATATAGTGTTTATAAAGTTTGGGGAATCTCCACCTTACAAACTGGCTTTGTGGGACTCAGTTAGATCCAAGAGTATACACATCATATGACTTAAGAGCTAAGGAATTTGCTGAGCATTAATTAGCTCTTTACCTTATTATCAACTGACAAGGAGGAGTGGAATTTGCTGAGTTTTGAAGTTGGATGAAAGTGCAGTTATGCTTTATTTAATCAGATGATGAATCATTGTAGTTCTCATCTACAATTGCCTAAAACTTGTTCTTTAGAGCTAAGGAATTTTCAAGATGCATCATTGTTAATTTGAACTCTTGTAGATCCTGTTTATATACCAAGTAATATCAGCAATTATTCACAAACAACCATACCCTAACCATCATTCCAATCAATTTCAACACGCATAGTTTCATTCCGAACACCCGAAGATGACTCCCATGGGAAAAAGATTAACCAAATGTGATTTGATTTGACTGTAATCAGATCTCTATTGTGAAATATTGGAAGTCAATTGACAAGCTTATGTCCCCACTCTTCATCATTAAAGAGTTTCTCAATTTGGaaaatgtcaaaagaaaaagaaaactaattCTATTGAGAAATCAATGAAGTAACTGAAAAACATATGAAAAGCAAAATGTGTTGACTTATTAGCATATTTCTGTTGTGTACAAGGGTTAAAATTTAATAGGTGTAATGCACTTTCACTAGTATCAACTATCAAGCTTCTTAAAAATGCCTTAGATTCGTTAACCCTTTGGAACAACCTGAAAGATTCTTATAATTAAGAGAGCTGAGAACAAATATATTGTTATGCTTACTAGATTTTTGCATTACAGTTTATCAAATTCAAGAAAATGAGCTTTCCTTAGAGCACCAATAGATGGATCCAGCTGCACCAATTTTACATATCCTTCAAGAATTAGCTGCTCCAGATTTGACGTCATTCAACCACGTCGCCAGTTTTTAACAGAGAGATGACGTCAGAGGACCAAAAATTAAAGAGTTTGACTTTGCAGCCAGAAAATACAACAACATATATTTAAACCAACTTATTATCTTAAGAGTTATGGCTGCTGCAACTTCAGATATTCCTAGCTCATCTGATGTTAATGCAGCTGAGGCATTAGGATTCAGGGTTGGACTGAACTTTTTCAAAACAGATGCTCTTCTTAAATATTCAAATAGAATTGGACTCCTTGAATGTGGTCAAAGCTATATCTTCAACCAACTAAATTCATTCATACTATGATTGGCATAAAGACTATATAGTATGCTGCAAAGTCTGTGAAGAGAGTTTGAGATTCTTGATCTCCATTTCTCAATGAGTTTCACAATATAGGCAaagtctatggtgcacaagtctctcaagttgtgcaccatgcacaagtaaCCGAAaacactataacgaatacgaattttacaaaatccaccgttggattgaaagtttatatcgtatagatcatctataaattttttgaaaaaatttaaaaatcatttgatatgttattgagatccatcaaaattaacggtttatgaatttttattgaataccgttaatcttgatgagtctcaataacatatcaaatgattttcaaaaaaattatgaatgatctaaatgatataaattttttatctaacggtgaattttgtaaaattcgtattcgttatagtgaTATGgctaacttgtgcaccatgcaccacttaattTGGTTGTGCGTGttatgttagacaaagcctatATTTATAGATAGATAGTTCTAGCAGGTTCAAAGGGGATAACTGACTGACAACTGTCAAAGTTATATAGGTTCA
It contains:
- the LOC123907942 gene encoding thioredoxin-like protein CXXS1 yields the protein MGGQQQNKKSKVVKIDSRKSWEHHIIEATKKGYLVMVHFSAYWCMPSVAMDPFFEELASTNQDVLFLKVDVDEVKEIASKMEINAMPTFLLMSGGTPVDRAVGANPDEVRKRMDHFIHQTHSSKSQYDA
- the LOC123909030 gene encoding transcription factor ILR3-like; its protein translation is MVSRENPNWFFDYGLIDEISVPDPTFAVPSQGFTWPSQPFNVSSNVGAEIDSSLGDSGSLKESGSKKRGRSESCAATSSKACREKLRRDRLNDKFVELGSILEPGRPAKTDKAAILIDAVRMVTQLRGEAQKLKDANMGLQEKIKELKVEKNELRDEKQRLKTEKEKLEQQLKSINAQPSFLPAPPTALPAAFAAQGQAHGNKLVPFLSYPGVAMWQFMPPAAVDTSQDHVLRPPVA